The DNA window GACGGATGGTTGTGACTGGCGCGAGACACTCAGCCGGTGCTGTGCTGGCTTGCTTTGGCTTCGGGCATGTGTTGGCGTTGCAAACCCATTTGCGGAGTTGGCCTGAGCATTATTGGCAACAGGAGTGCCAGTCGTGGGTGACTGGGCAAGCTGCGGAGGCTGCTCAAATGCCTGACCCGGCTTCACAGAGGGCGACTGGAACTGCATCCCCGAGGCGTCACTGGGTTGTCTTGGGTGGCcaccctgctgctgctgctgttgttgttgttgttgttgctgctgctgcatttCAAACTGTTTTTGCTGCGAGCTCAAAAACGCCTGCTCGTAAGGAGCCAAGTTTCTTTGGTGGTGCTCTCGAATTTCCTGGGCTGCCATGGGAAACTGCATTTGGGGGAATTGCAACTGTTGCGCAACAGCGGGCCACATGTTGGTCGCGGTGACTTTCTTCGATCCacccatcttcatcactgTAGCATACAACTGCACCAAGTTGATCGGGCGACCGCTCACAATCGGGTTCGGATCCAAGGGGAGATTTCGTGACATCATAAATTTTTGCAGGGTGCGCATAAACCCTTCGGGGTTGTTGGGCTTGCCCATGTTCTGCTGCATCTGTCGGATAGCCGCCATCTGCTGAGGGTTGCCCATGGCGTTCATGCCGCCAGGAACTGGCCGGCCAGCCATTGCCGGATTGGCATTCATCTGCCGATGTTGGccctgctgcatctgcatgGCATGTAGTCGTTGTTGCTGAGCGGCGATGGCCTGGTGATATCCTTGAGGTACTTGTTGCATGCCGCCAAATTGTTGAGCTTGCATTGACGGCTGACCGCCAGCGGAGGTCATTGCATTGGCCTGCTGGAACTGCTGCGGGTTCATGCCCTGAGGGAAGTTCTGCCCTTGCATGAAGTTGTTGTTCTGCGGTGTGTTCACACGGCTGCCATGGTCCGACTGCTGCGGAGACATATGAGGACCACCCACATGCGGGCCAGCGGGCGAAAAGGGGCTTGGAGAGGCCGTTCCCATGCGGACGCTCTGTTGATCAAAGTCCTGCATGATTGGCGATTGCGTGAGACTGGGCGATGCTCCctgctgaagatgttgatATGGGGTGGGATGTTGGGGGAATTGCGCGCCATTCGTCGGGCCCTGATAGCCAGGGAACGGCACCTGGTGAGGGGTTTGTGATCGCGAACCCGTCACGCCGCCCGGCGCAGGCCGGGGTGACATGGGCATGCCATCTTCCGGTCGTGGTCGCTTGGACGGAATCACCTGGTTTGGGTTGTGAAAGCCTGGTGAGGCATTCCGGGGCATGCCATTATTGAACATGCGCTGGAATTGATTGGGGTCGTGGGGCGCCGGGGAGCCATGAAGGAAAGCGGCAGAGGGGTCGATGGTGGCTGGATTGAAGGCCCCGTTATCATGGCCCGGAAGGTTCGAGGCGTCAGCGAGCCAGGCATTCATGTCGTGCGGTCTTACCAACCCATCTGGAAGGAATTGGTCAGCATCCGAACAGCTTGATCCACGCGTGCAATCATTAAGGTATGTGTGGTAGCATCAATATTCGTCGGGGTATGGGACCACGGATGATCTTCTAGAACCATGTGGACGCGTGGGTGGAGAGGTGGCTGGTGTTTAGATCGCGCGCAAACCCGTCGCGACACGGCCCCCGGGGAAAACACCACAAAGGACAGGGCAGCAGGGGGGCAGGGAAAAGCAAAATGGATCGCATTCAATGGgaggggatgggatgatggagggCAATGGACAAAACAGGTACATACCGACAAGTCTGGATCACTAAGATTCCGTTGCGAACGGGTGATGGAATCCCGAAAATAGCAGACGGGATCGGGGGGGGAGCGGCCAGAGTTGGTTGGTCACGGGGTGCAGTCACGTGGCGAGTtttggtgcctgaggcgacaACACACAAGGGCGACCTGGGGCGGGCAAAGAAGGGATTGCAGCCgggaagggagagggagaatcAGGGCTGGGGGGAGGTCGATCATTAGCAAATGATGCACTGGGGATGATCTCAGGAACCAAGATTCAGGATTGATCCAGGCCAGCAGCCCAGGGGAGCGCGAGACAAATCGGGGGCTACAGGCGATGGGCCGCCATTCCCGGGTGGCCAGCCAGCAGGTGCGTGGGCACAAGGTAGGGATGGGGAATAATGGGAGTGTGGGGGAAGGGCAAACGCAAGGGCCCAAGCAATCAGCGCACAGGAATAATAGGAATCGTGACTTACCACTGGCAGACAAGAGCCGTCACTTTTCGCATCGGGGGTGAAAGGGGGGTGAGAGTGGAGTGGGAAAGAATGGGCAAAATTCAGCTGCTGTTGGTCGTACCGGGGTATTGGTACGGTAACGGTCACACTGGATTCCCCCAGGAGATTAGTAGCAGCCCTCATGATGGTTGCTCGCTTTCTGCGTTGCGACAATAGTTCATTGCGATTCTGGTCACTTATTTATTCTGTGAGTGGTCGGGGATGGCATCTGGTCATGGTGGATGCGCTCATGGCGGCTGTCATCCGGGACCGACACCTGTCATGGCCCGTAAAGGCTGGATAACCCAGGGCAAAAACAGTAAAACAACACTCAACACTGGCACAGGCCGCTCAGAAATGCATAATAGCAGACCCTCACAGCCAGTACCAGGTCGGCGAAGATCCATTCCAACGGTCTCTGCCGAGTCCGGCTAGTGCGGCGTGTTATACTCGACACCCGTCACCACCGCCCAGGGATGGCCGGGACAGTCTACCGCGGGGGAGTCAACGTGTATGACGggggaaggaaaaaaagcCAGGGGAACAGAAGTTTGCCAGTGCAGAGAATTTTGGGGACCTCCGCCGGTGACAGACCGGTGGGCATCCTTATATAAAGCCTAGACTAGCGCCTGATAATCTCGTGTCTATGCGCACCCATTAATCCTCCAACCGCAGTAACGGCCCATCAAAGGCTCAGATCACGATCCATTCAACCGGCCCAGGGTTCCCTTTGCCCCCCGGGCAAAGATCCGACTAGATCCGCGTGGCTATCATCGTCTGTGCCTGTCCCACCGGGCTGCTCCACCCTCGTTTTCTTCCGTGGACGGAACCATGGCCTTGTTGTAGTGTATTACGGGAGGGATGCGACCGTCTCCATTGTTGAGAGGTGTGAGTGCATGGTTGTCCAgtggctggtgctgctcgGAGTCTGGACTGCCAGCATCTTTGTTATCGGTGTGCATCCGAAATATATAATTGAGGATCAGCCGGGTTCTCGGCGCTTGAGCGGTCAAATCCTTTGTTTGAAAGTAACCCAGGGGTTTCATTGAGGGGTTGCTCTAGTCACCTACTACAATAACATTCGAAGATATAACTATTCCAATTTCTCGCTAGAGGTCGGTTTTGTGATTGTTGTTCTTTCCATCACTTCAGTCGTCTACAGTGGTCGCGACGCCATATGGTAGAACGAAACCAACCAATAAAGTACCTAGTAGGCCATGACCCTAATAAGCTCTCGAATGATCCTGTCAGAACTCCTAAGCCGACACTAGAATACTGGGTCCTGTTCCTACTACGGTACATACTGTCCGATGAGATGGAAGACCTATCACGTGACCGACCAAGCTCCCGAATCATCGAAAGCTCCAGAGCCACAGACTCCCCGACAcgcatcaccatcaccatcaccacgtCCTTCTCGATCCATTCTCGGAACCGCAGCCACCTCTCTCGCTCTCACATTCTTACGCACCCGTTTTCATTGTCGGCCCCCAGACTCCACCATGGGAGACGTTGCCGTGGAGAGCCCGGCGAACGTCACGCCTCTGCCCAGGCCCGGTGCCCTGGATACCCTCTCGAACATAGAATCGCTCGAGGGCACAGAGGCGGATGCCAATGATGAATATGCCACGCTCAAGAGGCTACAGAGACACTTGGAGTATGGTTTTCGCAGACCTTGGAGCCAAAGTGGCCAGTGCTGATGGAGATCGAACAGGTACATCCAACTGCAGGAGGAATATATCAAGGATGAGCAGAGGCATGCACCCGACTCCTCGACATTTTTCATGACAATACTAACCGGTCTCTCGCATACAGAAGCTTGAAGAGGGAGCTCGTTCGGGCACAAGAGGAGATCAAGCGGATACAGAGTGTGCCCTTGGTCATCGGACAGTTCATGGAAGCCATCGATCAGAAGTAGGCATCTTGATATCCAAACCACGACTCTACGCTAATGTGTCTTCTAGCACTGGCATTGTCCAGAGTTCGACCGGCTCTAATTACGTCGTCCGCATCCTGTCCACGCTCGAccgcgagaagctgaagcCTTCATCCTCCGtcgccctccaccgccactCGAATGCGCTGGTTGACATCCTTCCCCCGGAGGCCGACTCCTCAATTGCCATGCTgggcgagagcgagaagcCGGATGTGACGTACGCCGATGTTGGTGGGTTGGACATGCAGAAGCAGGAGATTCGGGAGGCTGTCGAGTTGCCTTTGACGCATTTCGACCTCTACAGACAGATTGGTGGGTTGCGGATACTATCGTTTCGGGTATCATATTGGCTAACGCGATGTAGGTATTGACCCGCCTCGCGGTGTCCTGCTGTACGGACCCCCTGGTACGGGTAAGACTATGCTGGTGAAGGCCGTGGCCAACAGCACGACTGCCAGCTTCATCCGTGTCAACGGCTCGGAGTTTGTGCAAAAATATCTGGGAGAAGGACCCCGGATGGTCCGCGATGTGTTCCGGATGGCGCGTGAGAACTCGCCGGCCATTATCTtcatcgacgagatcgacgCGATCGCGACCAAGCGTTTTGACGCGCAGACCGGTGCGGATCGTGAAGTGCAGCGGatcctgctggagctgctgaacCAGATGGACGGGTTCGAGCAGACCAGCAAcgtcaaggtcatcatggccaccaaCCGAGCCGACACGCTGGACCCGGCGCTGCTGCGTCCCGGTCGTCTGGACCGAAAGATCGAGTTCCCGTCGCTGCGCGATCGCCGCGAGCGCCGCCTGATCTTCACGACCATCGCATCCAAGATGTCGCTGTCCCCCGAGGTGGACCTGGACTCGCTGATTGTGCGCAACGAGCCCTTGTCCGGCGCGGTGATTGCGGCGATCATGCAGGAGGCTGGGCTGCGGGCCGTGCGGAAGAATCGCTACAACATCATCCAGTCCGACCTGGAGGACGCGTATCAGGCGCAGGTGAAGAGCGGACAGGACGACGAGCGGTATGTGGTTTATGAATTATTGATGCCGTGCGATGCTAACCTCTCTCCTCCAGGATGGACTTTTACCGGTAGATTGTTCGTGGATGTGACACTGTGGTTTGCCCATGTGATCGATTGGTTGTCAGCTGCTGCCAGGTACCGGAAGGGGCGCATCCGGCCACTCAACCGGATCCCAGCGTCtgcatcatcaccaccaggCAGACACGGTGGTAATTTATTCCATCCAATCTGTGTACTATTTGATTCTGTCCGCCTCCAATCGTAGCTCCCCATGTTCCGCGCCACGACGACCGTGTAAAAGTAAATCCAGAACAAGGCAGCCCAATAGTCCATCGCTGAGTCATCCGTCGCTGCTTGCGTCATGAGTAAAGCGCCGATCCCCCCAGGTGACCGCTGTTGTTTGGCCCGgcctctctctttcctcccatctctcttccccatctCTTATCTATCATCACCCACTCCATCTCACAGTCGTTCGCCAGATATTATTCTCTTGATTCACTCTCTCTCCTGTCTGGATCCATCATGAAGTCCATCGCCCTGCTgacggcctcggccttgctgggcagtgctgccgccgaggtgCATAAGCTGAAGATCAACAAGGTCCCtctcgaggagcagctggTACGTCCACCACTCTTGACCATCCAGTCTTTTTCGGTCTAATGGGATGGCAGAAAACACACAACTTTGATGACCAGGTCCGCGCTCTGGGCCAGAAGTACATGGGCTACCGCCCCCAGTCTCACGACAACACCTTCCAGGATACCTCCCTGAAGGGTTCCGCTGGCCACGATGTGCTGGTGGACAACTTTATGAACGCCCAGTGTATGAGACCCCCCGTGTTGATCCTCCCGGACTCGCACTGACCCTTCTCCCAGACTTCTCCGAGATCTCTCTCGGGACTCCCCCCCAGAGCTTCAAGGTCGTTCTCGATACGGGCAGCTCGAACCTGTGGGTTCCGTCGTCCGAGTGCAACTCCATCGCCTGCTACCTCCACTCCAAGTATGattcgtcctcgtcgagcacctacaagaagaacggtTCCGAGTTTGAGATCCAATACGGATCCGGTAGCCTGAGCGGCTTTGTCTCTCAGGATACCCTGCAGATCGGTGATCTGAAGGTCAAGAAGCAGGACTTTGCCGAGGCTACCAACGAGCCCGGACTGGCCTTTGCTTTCGGTCGGTTCGACGGCATTCTGGGTCTGGGCTACGACACCATCTCCGTCAACAAGATGGTGCCTCCCTTCTACAACATGCTTAGCCAGGATCTTCTGGATGAGCCCGTATTTGCTTTCTACCTGGGTGACACCAACAAGGAGGGCGACAGCTCCGAGGCCACCTTCGGTGGTCTGGACAAGAGCCACTACACGGGCGAGTTGACCAAGATTCCCCTGCGCCGCAAGGCCTACTGGGAGGTGGAATTCAATGCCATCACCTTCGGCGACAACACTGCTGACCTGGACAACACCGGTATCATCCTGGACACCGGCACTTCGCTTATTGCTCTGCCTTCGACTCTGGCCGAGCTTCTGTACGTCCCTTGTCTCTGCTGCTGAAATTTTCTCTCCGCTAACCATCCCAAAACAGGAACAAGGAGATTGGCGCCAAGAAGTCCTTCACTGGCCAGTACACCGTCGAGTGCGAGAAGCGTGACTCGCTGCCCGATCTCACCTTCAACCTCAGTGGCCACAACTTCACCATCGGCCCGTACGACTACATCATGGAGGTCCAGGGCTCCTGTATCAGCAGCTTCATGGGCATGGACTTCCCCGAGCCCGTCGGCCCTCTGGCGATTCTGGGTGACTCCTTCCTGCGCCAGTGGTACAGCGTCTACGACGTGGGCAACAACGCCGTGGgtctggccaaggccaagtAAAGTGTTTGTTCATAATACTTGGGTCGAGGTCCGTCCGTGATCTGCACTGGGGAGGATGTTTCGTATATATGCCTGGCTTTCGCCTGCTGGTCTTGCACCGGAGGCTGTGAGTATCTCTCGTCGTCAGCCAATAGTGGCACTGTCTTGAAGTCGTGTTTCCGTGCCCGTCGTGTTTATCTATTGATACCGTAAATGCAGCCTCTCCCTGGGGCCTGGACCTATTTCGCATTTTCGTTCATTTGCCAGACTTGCTGAATCTATTACCCTGCTTGTATGAATGATCTTCCCCGTGTAGTTGATGATGTAGTTGAAGTAGATGTGGAGGCCCCCATCCGAGGAACCGCCGGGTTGACATAAGCTGCGTCTCTTGTTCTCTCCTCGCCCCGCACGACTGGCCCAACTACTTGAGCTCGGCTTTTCCCTCTGTCCATCGTGGCACATCGCATCCCCCTTTTATTTTCATACCATTTCACTTCCGGTCGGTTCGTGCGCCTGGTGCGTGTTCTGTCTTCGATTAGCGCGCCAGGTTGTGCTAGGCGCACGCTTCCGTCTACTCGATCCGCGTCCCGTGGCGATTTGCCCCCGACCCGACCTCAACCGTACCTTGCGCCCAGCACACCATCTCTCCCTCAACCCTCATCACTCCCCTTGAATTGATCCTCGAGAAACAATCCCAAACGCCTCTCAACATTACATTACCCTCATTTCGCACCCGCACACGCGTCGCGTGTTGGTAATGGCTCCCagctaaaaaaaaaagacccACTCGCACGCGATCACCCCCACAACACGACGACCACGTCCGCGTCCGACGTGATCTCACAAGCATACGCAtttgaaagaagaggcgcggaggaaagaaaagaattgaGCTGAGGAAAcctcgtcatcaccgccgcctgGGTGTGGGCGAAGTAGGAGGTCGACCATGCTTCTCCGTCTGCCGCCCAGCCTCCACTACCCGATCACCGTGACGTCGCTGCTCAAGAAGCCTGGCGACGCGGTGGAACGGGACGAGGCTTTGTTCTGGTATGTTTACGAGACCACCGTCTCGGAGGGTGATGGGCTGGGGAATAGAATCGAGGTGGAGCGCAGGTTCCCGACTCGGTTCGAGTCCACTGTCGATGGGGAAATTGTGCAGTGGAAGATTGCCAAGGGGGATATCATTGACGACCCGTGAGTCTGATCTTTCTTTGGGGGTGGCGGATGTTCTTTTTGCTGATTACGGGATGCGTTCTAGGGTTGACATTGTCGAAATCGATGAGCCATGTGCGCACGAGATTCAGTTTGGTGGAATGTGTGCCGAGTGTGGGAAGGACATGACCGAGTATGTATACATCCGTAAGTTTCCTTGTGGCTTGATTAATGACTATGGGGTAGATACAACTACAACACTGAGATCCTCGGAACCGAGCGCGCCACAATTAAGATGGTTCACGACAACACCGCACTGACAGTCAGTAAAAATGAGGCGGCACGTGTTGAAGAGGATGCGAAACGTCGCCTGCTGGAATCTCGCCGCCTCTCGCTGGTAGTGGATCTTGATCAGACTATTATCCATGCGACGGTGGATCCGACAGTCAAAGAATGgaaggaggacaaggacaacCCGAATCATCAAGCGCTTCGTGACGTGCATGAGTTCCAGTTGATTGACGACGGACCGGGTATGCGCGGGTGCTGGTACTACATCAAGCTGCGCCCCGGCCTGGAGGAGTTTCTGGAGAAAGTTGCCCAGCTGTTCGAGCTGCATATCTACACCATGGGCACCCGGGCCTACGCTCAGCAAATTGCCAACATCATCGACCCCACCCGCAAGCTCTTTGGGGATCGGATCCTCAGCCGTGACGAGAGCGGAAGCTTGACGGCCAAGAACCTGCAGCGACTGTTCCCCGTCGACACGAAGATGGTTGTCATTATTGATGACCGCGGCGATGTATGGCGGTGGAACCCCAATCTCATCAAGGTCTCACCCTACGATTTCTTCGTGGGTATCGGTGATATCAACTCCAGCTTCCTACCGAAAAAGCAAGACATTGGCGAGACGAACAAAGTTCCCGTGAAAGTCATCAAGGAGAAACCGCCGACCGAGCATCATGTCAACGGTGCATCCGCGAAGCCAGAAGCCGGAAACGAAGTTTCGGCGTTGGAGCAGTTGGTGAGCATGGGAGGAGGGGACAATCCAATTTTGCTAAAGGAGCAGACGCATGCACAGGAGGAGACGATATTGCACCAGGTGGAGGACCGACCATTACTTCAAAAGCAGAAAGAgttggaggcggaggacgATGGATCCGCAGAGAGCAGCGAGGACAGTGTCGATGAGTCGCAGGAACCTATCAAGCCCCGCCACCACCTGCTGGAAGACCACGACCGCGAGCTTTATCAGCTGCAGGACCGTCTGGAGCAAGTTCATATCAGTTTCTTTGAGGAGTACGACAAGAAGCGCAGTCGTGCACTTGGGGGCCGAGTGGCGGAATtgaagggcgagaaggtcgcGTCCAGGGGAAAAGGCGTTGACCTAAGGCTTGTCCCTGAcgtcaaggagatcatgCCGCAGATCAAACGACGAGTTCTCGGGGGTGTGGTTCTGGTGTTTTCGGGCGTCCTCCCTCTCGGCACGGACACCCAGAACGCCGACATCTCGCTCTGGGCGAAGAGCTTTGGCGCCGTCATCGCACCCAAAATCAGCCCGCGCACCACCCATCTAGTGGCTGGCCGCAACCGCACCGCCAAGGTCCGCGAAGCCACGCGATATCCGAATGTCAAGATCGTTACCACCCAGTGGCTGGTCGACTGCCTGGCACAATGGAGCCACGTCGGAGAGGGTCCCTACCTGCTCCCCGTCCACCCGGATGACCGCGGCGAACCTTTCTCCCCCGGCTCACGCGAGCTTGCCGAGAGCTCGTGGCTATCCTCCGAAGACGAAGCAGCAGGATCCCTCTggacagaagaggaagaaggcaaCGAGGATCTATTCCGCTCCTCGGGTCTCGAGACATCGTCTATCGGCTACGACGCCGACGAGCAAGCCGCGGTGCACGACGAGCTAAAGGAGTTCCtcggcagcgacgacgagaGCGAAAGCGACAGCGAGACATCCTTCCTGGCCGATGAAAACGCCGGGAGTGGCAAGAAACGCAAACGCGACGAGGGCGCCTCCGGCGGTGAAAATGACGAGGAGAccgtggaagatgatgaggacgagtCCGATATCGCGGGCTCGCGGCTGTCGCAGCGAATCAAACGTTCCTACGAACGCAGCACGGGTCTTCGAGAAGTGGCTACGGCGACTAGTTCGGGTACTGACGAGACGGCATCGGAGCGTGCACTTCCTTCTGGTCCGGAGGGAGAGGAGCCCGATGCTTCGGCGGCGGGAGCGCGCAGCGGTCTGGCGGTGAGCTATCccgaagatgaggatgatgaacTGGAGCGCGAGATGCTTGCTGCGTTTGAGGATGGGGATTACGATcccaaggcggaggaggacatTGCCGCGGAGAATGGTTAGTCGAGTGCATGTCTTCGTTTTTGGGCTGCTTGGCTtccattcctcctcctctATCCTCTGTTTGTTTGTCTCTGCCATCCGCCATCCTCCTCAAGATGCCCTTCCCTCTGCTCTCTCTGTGCCGactctcttctttcctgtttgtcttctttcctccaATTTTCTGCAGTTGCAATGCGCCATGGCATAGCGACGGCGTTTATCAGTGTCTTTTTTTCGTCTCccatttgcttttcttgttcctTTTGATTTCCTaagatggatgggatgcgTGGTTGGATGGATCTCCAGGAGTTGTTTGGTGATTATCTATCCACCCTGACTATCTTCTGGAAGTTTTGTGTATCTTGTTCGAGAAGCGTTTTTGTTATAGGTACATGTGACAATCGAAAGAGTATGAATATCTGTGCAATGTGGAAAGACTGTTGAATATTTCAGGGCCTCGGCACAAGGCGTAGGGCTAATTCCATTCaaccaaaaccaaaaaaacAAGATCTGATGCTATTAACTGTAAACGCCAACATGCTCATGCAAAGTGGTATCAAAAAGTAAGTCCGAGTCAAGAATAGAAAGTCAGAacaaaaatcaaaatcatgaaaataaaaacaaACATTGAAAGAAGGCCTCGGGAAGATCAATCAACCCTAAAATCGCGATGCACCTGCCACGACATGACCATCATCCAGAAATAGAAGACGGTATTGACGAGCTCGAATGCAAACGCCGTTTTCCAGCAATTGCCTATAGAAACAGTCAGCGAGAAGGTCAAGCAaccggaaagaaagaaaatgacaTACATATCGTGCTCTGCGTCAACCAAGCCAGCGTATCGATAGTATTCCCCCTCGACACATTATCCACGACATAGATCTGGCAATTATCATTCACATTGCCCGTAACACCGTACAGGAGCAACGAAGTCTCAATAAGACCCGTCAGCCAcaggacgaagaggatgaagctgccgatgatgacgatcCCCGGTAAGAGGAAACCGCGGGAGATAaggaggatgacgaggaggacgaagaagacgcctAGTCCGCCGGTGACTACCATGTAGGGGAAGAGCCTGTTTGATTCCATTCCATTTCATTAGCATGTTTAATTGCCAGGCATaaaagggagaaagagagtaGGACTTACCACGGTGTTCCGAGGTCCATCTGCGCTTGTACAGACATGAACCATGCAAAGATCCCCAGGCACGTCGCAGAGCCGGAGAGCACCACAATGATCAAGAGGTGGAACTGGATCTCTGGCCAGCGGTAGTGTCGGCGCGATTCGCGGCGGATTaccgccatggtgggcga is part of the Penicillium psychrofluorescens genome assembly, chromosome: 4 genome and encodes:
- a CDS encoding uncharacterized protein (ID:PFLUO_006741-T1.cds;~source:funannotate) — protein: MLLRLPPSLHYPITVTSLLKKPGDAVERDEALFWYVYETTVSEGDGLGNRIEVERRFPTRFESTVDGEIVQWKIAKGDIIDDPVDIVEIDEPCAHEIQFGGMCAECGKDMTEYNYNTEILGTERATIKMVHDNTALTVSKNEAARVEEDAKRRLLESRRLSLVVDLDQTIIHATVDPTVKEWKEDKDNPNHQALRDVHEFQLIDDGPGMRGCWYYIKLRPGLEEFLEKVAQLFELHIYTMGTRAYAQQIANIIDPTRKLFGDRILSRDESGSLTAKNLQRLFPVDTKMVVIIDDRGDVWRWNPNLIKVSPYDFFVGIGDINSSFLPKKQDIGETNKVPVKVIKEKPPTEHHVNGASAKPEAGNEVSALEQLVSMGGGDNPILLKEQTHAQEETILHQVEDRPLLQKQKELEAEDDGSAESSEDSVDESQEPIKPRHHLLEDHDRELYQLQDRLEQVHISFFEEYDKKRSRALGGRVAELKGEKVASRGKGVDLRLVPDVKEIMPQIKRRVLGGVVLVFSGVLPLGTDTQNADISLWAKSFGAVIAPKISPRTTHLVAGRNRTAKVREATRYPNVKIVTTQWLVDCLAQWSHVGEGPYLLPVHPDDRGEPFSPGSRELAESSWLSSEDEAAGSLWTEEEEGNEDLFRSSGLETSSIGYDADEQAAVHDELKEFLGSDDESESDSETSFLADENAGSGKKRKRDEGASGGENDEETVEDDEDESDIAGSRLSQRIKRSYERSTGLREVATATSSGTDETASERALPSGPEGEEPDASAAGARSGLAVSYPEDEDDELEREMLAAFEDGDYDPKAEEDIAAENG
- a CDS encoding uncharacterized protein (ID:PFLUO_006740-T1.cds;~source:funannotate), translated to MKSIALLTASALLGSAAAEVHKLKINKVPLEEQLKTHNFDDQVRALGQKYMGYRPQSHDNTFQDTSLKGSAGHDVLVDNFMNAQYFSEISLGTPPQSFKVVLDTGSSNLWVPSSECNSIACYLHSKYDSSSSSTYKKNGSEFEIQYGSGSLSGFVSQDTLQIGDLKVKKQDFAEATNEPGLAFAFGRFDGILGLGYDTISVNKMVPPFYNMLSQDLLDEPVFAFYLGDTNKEGDSSEATFGGLDKSHYTGELTKIPLRRKAYWEVEFNAITFGDNTADLDNTGIILDTGTSLIALPSTLAELLNKEIGAKKSFTGQYTVECEKRDSLPDLTFNLSGHNFTIGPYDYIMEVQGSCISSFMGMDFPEPVGPLAILGDSFLRQWYSVYDVGNNAVGLAKAK
- a CDS encoding uncharacterized protein (ID:PFLUO_006742-T1.cds;~source:funannotate), with translation MAVIRRESRRHYRWPEIQFHLLIIVVLSGSATCLGIFAWFMSVQAQMDLGTPWLFPYMVVTGGLGVFFVLLVILLISRGFLLPGIVIIGSFILFVLWLTGLIETSLLLYGVTGNVNDNCQIYVVDNVSRGNTIDTLAWLTQSTICNCWKTAFAFELVNTVFYFWMMVMSWQVHRDFRVD
- a CDS encoding uncharacterized protein (ID:PFLUO_006739-T1.cds;~source:funannotate), producing MGDVAVESPANVTPLPRPGALDTLSNIESLEGTEADANDEYATLKRLQRHLESLKRELVRAQEEIKRIQSVPLVIGQFMEAIDQNTGIVQSSTGSNYVVRILSTLDREKLKPSSSVALHRHSNALVDILPPEADSSIAMLGESEKPDVTYADVGGLDMQKQEIREAVELPLTHFDLYRQIGIDPPRGVLLYGPPGTGKTMLVKAVANSTTASFIRVNGSEFVQKYLGEGPRMVRDVFRMARENSPAIIFIDEIDAIATKRFDAQTGADREVQRILLELLNQMDGFEQTSNVKVIMATNRADTLDPALLRPGRLDRKIEFPSLRDRRERRLIFTTIASKMSLSPEVDLDSLIVRNEPLSGAVIAAIMQEAGLRAVRKNRYNIIQSDLEDAYQAQVKSGQDDERMDFYR